The Pseudomonas sp. IAC-BECa141 genome contains the following window.
ACCACCGGCGGCGTGCGCGAATGCACGGAGGTGCGGGCGGTGGCCGGAAAATCGTCGTCATCGAGGGTATCGGCGCGCAGGCTCGGTACATCGTCGAAATCGTCGTGGGCATCGTTACGCATGGACATTGAGGCAACCTTTGTGAAACGCGGTGATGGCAGATTGGGGCGAAGTATAAACCCCGCGGCCGCTGGGGTTGACCCTCAAGCCGTGGCGCGGTTCAGTGCCGGCCGGCAGATTCGTGTCAACGAATGTCCTGGGCCTTCCACCAGCCACAGAACTCATCGAGGGCCGTCCACAGACTGACTTTCGGATCGTAGTCCAGATAATGCCGGGCGCGACTGATGTCGAGGGTGAAATTTTTGTTCATCACCTGCATGCCCAGGCGCGACAGGGTCGGCTCGGGACACCCCGGCCAGAGCTTGCACACACCTTCGTTGAGCGCCGCCACGCTGTAGGCCAGGCAGTAGGAACGGTATTTGGTGACCTGTGGGACTTCCATCTTGCGCATCACGTAATTGACCACATCCCACAGCGGCACCGGAGCGCCGTTGCTGATGTTGTAGGCCTTGCCCAGCGCTGAGGCGTCGGCCAGCAGGCTGCTGAGCAACGCTTCGTTGAGGTTGTGCACGCTGGTGAAATCGACCTTGTTCAGACCGTTGCCGATGATCGCCAGACGGCCCTTGCGCTGCATGTTCAGCAAGCGCGGGAAGATGCTCATGTCGCCGGCGCCGGTGACGAAACGCGGGCGCAAGGCGAGGGTTTCGAGGCCGAATTCCTGGGCGCCGAAAACCTTTTGCTCGGCCAGGTATTTGGTCGCTGCGTAGTGATGCTTGAAGCGCTTGGGCACTTGCTCTTCGGTCAGGCCGAGATGGTTGCGACCGTCAAAGTAGATTGATGGCGACGACAGATGCACCAGCCGCCGAACCCGTTGTTTCAGGCAGGCCTCGACCACGTTTTCGGTGACCTGCACGTTGCCCTGATGGAAGTCCTGATACCGGCCCCACAAGCCGACCGCGCCGGCGCAATGCACCACGGCTTCGACATCACTGCATAGCGCACGCACCAGATCCGGGTCGCTCAAATCGCCTTGAACGAACTCGGCACCGCGACGCACCAGATGCTCGACACCCTCGGCCCGGCGACCGTTGACCCGCACGTCCAGGCCCTGCTCCAGGGCGAAACGCGCAAAGCGTCCGCCAATGAAGCCGCTTGCGCCGGTGACCAGAATTTTCATGTAAAGCTCCGCTGTCTTTCGTTTGCCTGATTCGTGAGTCTTGACGCTGGCCGTCAGTCCAACGGCACCAGCCATTGCGCCGACGAGCGCACCAATTGCTCGGTCAACAGGCCGAGCAACTGACCGCCATTGCGCCAATGATGCCAGTACAAGGGCACGTCGATCGGTTTATCTGGCAACAGTTCGCGCAGCACGCCGCGCTCCAGTTGTTCGCGCACCTGTAATTCCGGCACCAGTCCCCAGCCGAGTCCGGCTTCGGTCAGGCGAATGAAGCCTTCGGACGACGGACACAGGTGATGTTCGAAACCGCCATCGACGCCGAGGGAAGCCAGATAACGATGCTGCAGAAAATCGTCCGGGCCGAACACCAGCGCCGGGGTGCGCGGCAATTGCTCGGCCTGCACGCCGTCGGGAAAGTGCCGTTCAATGAACGCCGGACTGGCCAGTGCCCGATAACGCATCGCGCCAAGTAACACGCTACGCGCGCCTGCAACCGGCCGCTCGCTGGCGCACAGGCAACCGGCCACTTCACCGGCGCGCATGCGTTTGAGGCCGACGGTCTGGTCTTCGACGATCAGGTCCAGCAATAGATGTTGTTCGGCGCAGAAATCGCCCACCGCCTCGGCCCACCAGGTGGCGAGGCTGTCGGCATTCAGGGCGATGCGCAGGCGCTCCGGCAGGCCTTCTTCGTCCAGCGCCGGCACCAGCGTCTGCAAATCCCGTTCGAGCAGGCGCACCTGCTGCACATGGTTGAGCAGGCGCCGGCCAATTTCGGTCGGCGAAGGCGGCGTGCCGCGCACCAAAACCGGCTGGCCGACCCGCGCCTCCAGCAGTTTGATCCGCTGGGAAATCGCCGATTGCGAAAGGCCCAGCACCTGCGCCGCCCGTTCGAATCCGGCCTGCTCGACCACGGCGGCCAGAGCGGAAAGCAATTTGTAGTCGAACATCAGTTTTCCTAATGAGCGATCAGCACTATTGGTTTTTCTTATACAGCGTCAACCGGGAGAATAGCCAGCAAGCACTCTTTATCAAGGACCACCTCCATGGCTGGCGAAACCTCGTTGACCACCCTGCTGCGCAGCATGAGCCCGCAACTCAACGCTGGCGAATACGTGTTCTGTACCTTGCGCGACGGGCATTTGCCGAGCGGCCTGGAAATCGTCGGCAGTTTCCGTGAACAGGAAGGCCTGACGGTGATTCTCGAACGCTCCCACGCCGAGCGCGCCGGTTTCAGCTTTGACTATGTCGCGGCGTGGATCACGTTGAACGTGCATTCGGCGCTGGAAGCCGTCGGCCTGACCGCCGCGTTCGCCACCGCACTGGGCAGGGCCGGCATCAGTTGCAACGTGATTGCCGGCTACTACCACGATCATTTGTTCGTCGGTCAGGCCGACGCCGAACGCGCCATGCAAGTGCTGCGCAATCTCGCAGCCAACGCGGAGTAACGATCATGTGGCAAAGCTATACCAACGGTTTGCTGGTGGCGTTCGGGCTGATCATGGCGATCGGCACGCAGAATGCCTTTGTCCTGGCGCAGAGCCTGCGGCGTGAGCATCACCTGCCGGTCGCCGCGCTGTGCGTCGCCTGTGATGCGTTGCTGGTGGCGGCAGGTGTTTTCGGTCTGGCCACCGTGCTGGCGCAGAATCCGACCCTATTGGCGGTCGCCCGCTGGGGCGGCGCGGTGTTTCTGATCTGGTACGGCAGCCAGGCGTTGCGCCGGGCTTGCTCGAAGCAAAGTCTGCAACAGGGAGAAAACCAGACCGTTCGTTCGCTGCGCGCGGTGATGCTCAGCGCACTGGCAGTGACGCTGCTCAACCCGCACGTCTATCTGGACACCGTTCTGCTGATCGGTTCTCTCGGCGCACAACAGTCGGTGCCTGGCGCTTATGTCGTCGGTGCGGCGAGTGCTTCGCTGTTGTGGTTCTTCACCCTGGCGTTCGGCGCGGCATGGCTTGCACCGTGGCTGGCACGGCCGAGTACGTGGCGGATTCTCGATCTGTTGGTCGCGGTAATGATGTTCACGGTGGCAGGGCAATTGATATTGGCTTCATGATTTATTCCAAACAGCTCTGGAACCTCTATCCCACACAGTTGTTGCGTGGTTAAGCCGCACCCCCGGTGCTATGATCCGAACCCTGCGCCGCAAAGAGTAAAAACTCGCCGGTGCATTTCTGGCCGCCCGTGATCGGCCTTGCGCTCACCGCAACAGACCTGATTAGGAGAATCATCATGGCTTTCGAATTGCCGCCGCTGCCTTACGCACACGATGCCCTGCAGCCGCACATTTCCAAGGAAACCCTGGAATTCCACCACGACAAGCACCACAACACCTACGTCGTGAACCTGAACAACCTGGTGCCAGGCACCGAGTTCGAAGGCAAGACCCTGGAAGAAATCGTCAAGACTTCCTCGGGCGGCATCTTCAACAACGCCGCTCAGGTCTGGAACCACACCTTCTACTGGAACTGCCTGGCGCCAAACGCCGGCGGTCAACCAACCGGCGCACTGGCTGAAGCCATCAACGCGGCTTTCGGTTCGTTCGACAAGTTCAAGGAAGAGTTCAGCAAAACCTCGATCGGCACCTTCGGTTCCGGCTGGGGCTGGCTGGTGAAAAAGGCTGACGGTTCCCTGGCCCTGGCCAGCACCATCGGCGCCGGCAACCCGCTGACCAGCGGCGACACCCCGCTGCTGACCTGCGACGTGTGGGAACACGCTTACTACATCGACTACCGTAACCTGCGTCCAAAATACGTCGAGGCGTTCTGGAACCTGGTCAACTGGAAGTTCGTGGCCGAGCAGTTCGAAGGCAAGACCTTCACCGCTTAAGCTGCACGCCAGACAAAAACCCGGCCATTGCCGGGTTTTTTCTGCCCGCAGAAATCCTCGTGGGTGCGCCGCATAACAAACAGAGCCTTTTCCCACACGCAAAGCAGCCCTTCTCGCCTTGCTCACAAGCCACCGCGAACTAACATCAAAGAGGAAAAATTGTCCGACGCCCCTCAAGTTGGAGGCCAGAACTACCGACACAGTACAAATAGGGCAAATACTCCAGACAGCAGCATTTCGGCCAAGGCCACGGACAAATTTTCCGCGGCTCGATTGTCCCTTTGACTGCCAACACGGGATTGCCAATACTCATGGCAACTTGACGCTACCCGCACGGAACAAGGAATAACCCTTTGAAGCTGGAACTCAAGAACAGCTTGTCGGTGAAGTTGCTCCGGGTCGTGCTCCTGTCGGCATTGATCGTCGGCGTGGTCTTGAGCTGCGCGCAGATCGTTTTCGATGCGTATAAAACACGCCAGGCTGTCGCCAATGATGCCGAACGCATCCTCGACATGTTCCGCGATCCCTCCACCCAGGCGGTCTACAGCCTGGACCGGGAGATGGGCATGCAGGTGATCGAAGGCCTGTTCCAGGACGACGCCGTGCGCCAGGCCTCCATCGGCCATCCCAACGAAGCGATGCTCGCGCAGAAATCCCGCGAACTGCAGCATTCCAACAGTCGCTGGCTGACCGACCTGATCCTTGGTCAGGAACGCACGTTCACCACCCAACTGGTGGGACGCGGCCCCTACAGCGAATATTACGGCGACCTGAGCATCACCCTCGACACGGCCACCTACGGTCAGGGTTTCATCGTCAGCTCGGTGATCATCTTCATTTCCGGCGTGTTGCGCGCTTTGGCCATGGGGCTGGTGCTGTATCTGGTCTATCACTGGCTGCTGACCAAACCGCTGTCGCGGATCATCGAACACCTCACCGAGATCAACCCCGACCGCCCCAGCGAACACAAGATTCCGCAGCTCAAGGGCCACGAAAAAAACGAACTGGGGATCTGGATCAATACCGCCAACCAGTTGCTCGAATCCATCGAACGCAATACCCACCTGCGCCACGAGGCGGAAAACAGCCTGCTGCGCATGGCCCAGTACGACTTTCTCACCGGTCTGCCGAACCGCCAGCAATTGCAGCAGCAACTGGACAAGATTCTGGTGGACGCCGGCAAGCTGCAACGGCGGGTCGCCGTCCTTTGCGTAGGTCTGGACGATTTCAAAAGCATCAACGAACAATTCAGCTATCAGACCGGCGACCAGTTGCTGCTGGCACTCGCCGACCGCCTGCGCGCCCACAGCGGTCGCCTCGGCGCCCTCGCCCGTCTCGGCGGCGATCAGTTCGCTCTGGTGCAGGCCGATATCGAACAGCCTTACGAAGCGGCGGAACTGGCGCAAAGCATTCTTGATGACCTGGAAGCACCGTTCGCCCTCGATCATCAAGAGATTCGCCTGCG
Protein-coding sequences here:
- a CDS encoding NAD-dependent epimerase/dehydratase family protein — its product is MKILVTGASGFIGGRFARFALEQGLDVRVNGRRAEGVEHLVRRGAEFVQGDLSDPDLVRALCSDVEAVVHCAGAVGLWGRYQDFHQGNVQVTENVVEACLKQRVRRLVHLSSPSIYFDGRNHLGLTEEQVPKRFKHHYAATKYLAEQKVFGAQEFGLETLALRPRFVTGAGDMSIFPRLLNMQRKGRLAIIGNGLNKVDFTSVHNLNEALLSSLLADASALGKAYNISNGAPVPLWDVVNYVMRKMEVPQVTKYRSYCLAYSVAALNEGVCKLWPGCPEPTLSRLGMQVMNKNFTLDISRARHYLDYDPKVSLWTALDEFCGWWKAQDIR
- a CDS encoding LysR family transcriptional regulator ArgP — encoded protein: MFDYKLLSALAAVVEQAGFERAAQVLGLSQSAISQRIKLLEARVGQPVLVRGTPPSPTEIGRRLLNHVQQVRLLERDLQTLVPALDEEGLPERLRIALNADSLATWWAEAVGDFCAEQHLLLDLIVEDQTVGLKRMRAGEVAGCLCASERPVAGARSVLLGAMRYRALASPAFIERHFPDGVQAEQLPRTPALVFGPDDFLQHRYLASLGVDGGFEHHLCPSSEGFIRLTEAGLGWGLVPELQVREQLERGVLRELLPDKPIDVPLYWHHWRNGGQLLGLLTEQLVRSSAQWLVPLD
- a CDS encoding ACT domain-containing protein; the encoded protein is MAGETSLTTLLRSMSPQLNAGEYVFCTLRDGHLPSGLEIVGSFREQEGLTVILERSHAERAGFSFDYVAAWITLNVHSALEAVGLTAAFATALGRAGISCNVIAGYYHDHLFVGQADAERAMQVLRNLAANAE
- a CDS encoding LysE/ArgO family amino acid transporter, whose protein sequence is MWQSYTNGLLVAFGLIMAIGTQNAFVLAQSLRREHHLPVAALCVACDALLVAAGVFGLATVLAQNPTLLAVARWGGAVFLIWYGSQALRRACSKQSLQQGENQTVRSLRAVMLSALAVTLLNPHVYLDTVLLIGSLGAQQSVPGAYVVGAASASLLWFFTLAFGAAWLAPWLARPSTWRILDLLVAVMMFTVAGQLILAS
- a CDS encoding superoxide dismutase, with the translated sequence MAFELPPLPYAHDALQPHISKETLEFHHDKHHNTYVVNLNNLVPGTEFEGKTLEEIVKTSSGGIFNNAAQVWNHTFYWNCLAPNAGGQPTGALAEAINAAFGSFDKFKEEFSKTSIGTFGSGWGWLVKKADGSLALASTIGAGNPLTSGDTPLLTCDVWEHAYYIDYRNLRPKYVEAFWNLVNWKFVAEQFEGKTFTA
- a CDS encoding putative bifunctional diguanylate cyclase/phosphodiesterase produces the protein MKLELKNSLSVKLLRVVLLSALIVGVVLSCAQIVFDAYKTRQAVANDAERILDMFRDPSTQAVYSLDREMGMQVIEGLFQDDAVRQASIGHPNEAMLAQKSRELQHSNSRWLTDLILGQERTFTTQLVGRGPYSEYYGDLSITLDTATYGQGFIVSSVIIFISGVLRALAMGLVLYLVYHWLLTKPLSRIIEHLTEINPDRPSEHKIPQLKGHEKNELGIWINTANQLLESIERNTHLRHEAENSLLRMAQYDFLTGLPNRQQLQQQLDKILVDAGKLQRRVAVLCVGLDDFKSINEQFSYQTGDQLLLALADRLRAHSGRLGALARLGGDQFALVQADIEQPYEAAELAQSILDDLEAPFALDHQEIRLRATIGITLFPEDGDSTEKLLQKAEQTMTLAKTRSRNRYQFYIASVDSEMRRRRELEKDLRDALLRDQFYLVYQPQISYRDHRVVGVEALIRWQHPEHGLVPPDLFIPLAEQNGTIIAIGEWVLDQACKQLRDWHDQGFVDLRMAVNLSTVQLHHAELPRVVNNLLQMYRLPPRSLELEVTETGLMEDISTAAQHLLSLRRSGALIAIDDFGTGYSSLSYLKSLPLDKIKIDKSFVQDLLDDDDDATIVRAIIQLGKSLGMQVIAEGVETAEQETYIISEGCHEGQGYHYSKPLPARELSVYLKQAQRSNAAIL